In the Quercus lobata isolate SW786 chromosome 5, ValleyOak3.0 Primary Assembly, whole genome shotgun sequence genome, one interval contains:
- the LOC115992781 gene encoding uncharacterized protein LOC115992781, translating into MRMNLSTMNAYSWKNVDSSEKEAIIQNVVDQFDIQGESVLVNKSLNTKCGKLVSSHHNKLFTKYKKLVKDEGSTYARNHPSKNVTQEKWIELIDGKWSDEDWLIINTSKILITSEKVSARNGNKEGMLDKHIHRCGNKSLAVRVDEAKWNWWQKDSFCGTT; encoded by the exons ATGCGTATGAACTTGTCCACTATGAATGCTTATAGTTGGAAGAATGTTGATAGCAGTGAAAAAGAGGCAATCATTCAAAATGTGGtg GATCAATTTGATATACAAGGAGAATCTGTACTTGTCAACAAATCTCTAAATACAAAGTGTGGTAAATTAGTGAGCAGCCATCACAACAAGttgtttacaaaatataaaaaacttgtaaaGGATGAAGGAAGCACATATGCAAGAAACCACCCAtcaaaaaatgtcacacaagaAAAATGGATTGAACTAATTGATGGAAAGTGGAGTGATGAAGATTGGCTAATAATTAATACTtcgaaaattttaattacaagtGAA AAAGTCTCAGCAAGAAACGGAAATAAAGAGGGAATGCTTGACAAACACATTCATAGATGTGGAAACAAGTCACTTGCAGTTAGGGTGGATGAGGCG AAATGGAATTGGTGGCAGAAAGATAGCTTTTGTGGGACTACTtga
- the LOC115990745 gene encoding serine/threonine-protein kinase SRPK-like, which yields MSEKKRKNEGEEEESVRINDTLNRCYLVVKNEKREVKIKEQKSGEKYTKAAKREITILKRIAEGDKKDEKCVVKLLDAFIHEEHVCIVFESMGQDLSTLIRNSCSKNGSGILVYPFLELIEFGKACGAGEECDNVIQQREYRCPEVTLGCKYSTAADLWSFACIAFELAIGNSL from the exons ATGAgtgagaagaagagaaagaatgagGGAGAGGAGGAAGAATCAGTGCGAATTAATGATACTTTAAACCGGTGTTATCTTGTCGTGAAGAAT GAGAAGCGAGAAGTGAAAATCAAAGAGCAAAAGAGTGGTGAAAAGTACACAAAGGCGGCGAAGAGGGAGATAACAATCTTGAAACGGATTGCTGAGGGTgacaaaaaagatgaaaaatgcgTGGTGAAGTTGTTGGATGCTTTTATACATGAGGAGCATGTTTGTATTGTTTTTGAGTCTATGGGGCAAGATCTTTCGACTCTTATCAGAAATAGCTGCAGCAAAAATGGTAGTGGTATATTGGTATACCCATTCTTAGA GTTAATCGAATTTGGGAAAGCTTGTGGGGCGGGCGAAGAGTGCGATAATGTGATTCAGCAAAGAGAATATAGGTGTCCAGAGGTGACCTTAGGGTGTAAGTATTCTACTGCAGCTGATCTATGGTCCTTTGCTTGCATAGCTTTTGAGCTTGCAATCGGAAACTCTCTTTGA
- the LOC115989193 gene encoding uncharacterized protein LOC115989193, translating into MWGDKGTTIGQDRVMDDQWTEIVTYWFDEKTVTLSNKNKVNRGLRKEIATSGAQSFAQISDDMTKANWAPVERADVYLKVYHRRDGTAVTPHAQENINRMEELLRQEGMQLQGEPGSGDLWSKDDAYAQVFGPKCLGRVCGVGFGITPSGRSATTVSQFTSTPSLLSKTT; encoded by the exons ATGTGGGGTGACAAAGGAACAACTATTGGCCAAGACAGGGTAATGGACGACCAGTGGACGGAGATAGTTACCTATTGGTTTGATGAGAAAACTGTG ACATTGAGTAACAAGAACAAGGTCAATCGAGGTTTACGGAAGGAGATTGCAACGTCTGGGGCTCAAAGTTTTGCACAAATTTCTGATGACATG ACGAAAGCTAACTGGGCTCCAGTCGAGCGTGCAGACGTGTATCTAAAAGTATACCATAGGAGAGATGGGACTGCTGTTACTCCCCACGCGCAAGAGAACATA AATAGGATGGAAGAACTTTTGAGGCAAGAGGGCATGCAACTACAAGGAGAGCCTGGTAGCGGAGATCTCTGGTCCAAAGACGATGCCTATGCTCAGGTGTTTGGTCCAAAGTGCCTCGGACGTGTATGTGGGGTGGGATTTGGAATCACTCCATCTGGAAGAAGTGCCACGACTGTTTCACAGTTTACCTCGACTCCATCGTTGCTAAGCAAAACAACCTAA